In a single window of the Aquicella siphonis genome:
- a CDS encoding LysR family transcriptional regulator — protein MTKLERINAFIHVVEANGFAAAARKQGISTPAISRQITALEASLGVQLLKRTTRQVALTDIGLQYYQHCKNALTLLSDAEDAIANSRRDATGVLSILSNRHFAFAHLLPRLADFMQMNPKLHIQLQLAERFPDLSQENIDIVYGVSQEGPPDLVRRRIASTKYVLCASPSYLKQHGIPRTPADLVQHAYITHSMRKPLDVLIFADGRETYLEPALWLNDTQAMHECALQGMGVVKLHEYEVAESIKENCLTVILPDYPMPQISVYLYYRQSRYLQAKIRRFIDFYME, from the coding sequence ATGACCAAACTAGAACGAATCAACGCCTTTATTCATGTAGTGGAAGCAAACGGCTTTGCAGCAGCAGCCAGAAAGCAAGGGATTTCAACTCCGGCCATCAGCAGACAGATCACGGCCTTGGAGGCAAGTCTTGGCGTGCAATTATTGAAACGCACCACCCGGCAAGTTGCCTTGACTGACATCGGGCTTCAATACTACCAGCACTGTAAGAATGCGTTAACCCTGCTTTCTGACGCTGAGGATGCCATCGCCAACAGCCGCAGGGACGCCACCGGCGTTCTAAGCATCTTAAGCAACCGACACTTTGCCTTCGCGCATCTTCTTCCACGATTAGCGGATTTTATGCAGATGAATCCAAAATTGCATATTCAGCTGCAATTGGCTGAGCGTTTTCCCGATTTGTCGCAAGAAAATATAGATATCGTTTATGGAGTCAGCCAGGAAGGCCCTCCCGATCTGGTCAGACGCCGTATAGCAAGCACAAAGTATGTGCTGTGCGCGTCGCCGTCCTACCTGAAGCAGCATGGAATACCCAGGACACCCGCAGATCTTGTTCAGCATGCCTATATCACACATAGCATGCGCAAACCACTCGATGTGCTGATATTTGCTGACGGCAGAGAAACATATCTGGAACCCGCCCTGTGGCTGAATGATACTCAGGCAATGCATGAATGCGCTCTTCAAGGCATGGGCGTAGTAAAACTGCACGAATATGAAGTCGCCGAGTCAATAAAAGAGAATTGTCTGACCGTGATTCTGCCAGATTATCCTATGCCCCAGATTTCCGTATATTTGTATTATCGGCAAAGCCGGTATTTACAAGCCAAGATCCGCCGCTTTATTGACTTTTATATGGAGTGA
- a CDS encoding MFS transporter — MQKQFSIPFMTLLLMISFASVNAVLFTPALPDIKQFFHLTDDQAQLTMIWFLTGYALGQLVYGPIANRFGRKPAVYCGVGLQIVSSLICVLSGWLHIYSILVAGRFFLALGSGVGLKMTFTLVNECLDARAASQKIAYLTLAFAVTPGLAVALGGVLTAYYGWESCFFALAAYGLFLLILTFNLPETLSIKDKNALKITHLFLAYVRQFRNTTLVSGGLLMGCCSAFVYIFAAVAPFVAINLMGMNSTEYGFANLLPPIGLLSGSLSSARLVRVFPLKKMIGIGIVIAASGSVIMILAVHMQLSAIFSIFFPMMFIYYGLCFILANASTIAMHQVDDKSHGSAVMSFLNMGLATLAVICLGPLTIKATLLPGLFLLVCALMMVLYQFIGVRTNQI, encoded by the coding sequence ATGCAGAAACAATTCTCTATTCCATTCATGACCTTATTGTTAATGATTTCATTTGCTTCCGTGAACGCAGTGTTGTTCACGCCGGCCTTGCCTGATATCAAACAGTTTTTCCATCTTACGGATGATCAGGCACAATTAACGATGATTTGGTTTTTAACCGGTTATGCGCTGGGGCAACTGGTCTACGGTCCCATTGCCAACCGGTTTGGCCGCAAACCGGCGGTATATTGCGGCGTCGGCTTGCAAATTGTAAGCAGCCTGATTTGCGTGCTGTCAGGCTGGCTGCATATTTATTCAATTCTGGTTGCTGGTCGATTTTTCCTGGCTCTGGGATCAGGCGTAGGGTTAAAAATGACATTCACGTTGGTGAATGAATGTCTTGATGCGCGTGCCGCCAGTCAAAAAATTGCCTATCTGACGCTCGCGTTCGCAGTCACACCCGGACTCGCTGTGGCCCTAGGCGGTGTGCTCACCGCCTATTACGGCTGGGAAAGCTGTTTTTTTGCGTTAGCCGCATACGGGTTATTTTTGTTGATCCTGACATTCAACCTGCCGGAAACCTTGTCCATAAAAGACAAGAATGCTCTCAAAATCACACATCTGTTTCTCGCCTATGTCCGACAATTTCGGAATACCACATTGGTGTCCGGCGGTTTGCTTATGGGATGTTGCAGTGCATTCGTCTATATTTTTGCCGCTGTGGCTCCATTTGTGGCAATCAACCTGATGGGTATGAACAGCACGGAATATGGATTCGCTAATCTGCTGCCGCCGATTGGTTTATTATCGGGTTCATTGTCTTCCGCAAGACTGGTTAGGGTATTTCCATTAAAAAAGATGATCGGGATAGGAATCGTCATTGCGGCATCAGGCTCGGTCATCATGATTCTCGCGGTACATATGCAGCTGTCTGCGATTTTCTCAATATTTTTTCCCATGATGTTTATCTATTACGGCTTGTGTTTTATTCTCGCGAATGCGTCTACTATTGCAATGCATCAGGTTGATGACAAGTCGCATGGTTCTGCAGTCATGAGTTTTCTCAATATGGGGCTGGCCACGCTCGCTGTTATATGTCTGGGTCCGTTAACGATCAAAGCGACACTTTTGCCTGGCTTGTTTCTTCTGGTATGCGCATTGATGATGGTGTTATATCAGTTTATTGGCGTCAGAACGAATCAAATCTAG